One Xylanivirga thermophila DNA window includes the following coding sequences:
- a CDS encoding type 2 periplasmic-binding domain-containing protein: MYQVEVNKQSVQNHMQYDWWKYLVAILLTIAIWNFTTMRIEDRKIPKDARMEIYLVGDFLFDNDIVDSVSEDILNNITSLKKLDIINIPVANLTEQIKKLEQNEKTAMGEKTDVPEDENAGQAGEEDSAVKQPEMDPQLSYMGEQKLAAIIGSRSGDIFLFERDRYEVYAKNGAFMPLDDNVDRLSPYIKNKDELEELKIKGEEDDQPKLYGVPADSISLFDGSGYDTDGKVVCIMAYTNIPDKSMDVLEWLLSNGKQTK; the protein is encoded by the coding sequence TATGCAATATGATTGGTGGAAGTATTTAGTGGCAATTCTCTTGACTATAGCTATTTGGAATTTTACAACTATGCGTATAGAGGACCGGAAGATCCCCAAAGATGCCCGCATGGAGATATATCTAGTGGGTGATTTCCTATTTGATAATGATATAGTCGATTCTGTCAGTGAAGATATATTAAATAATATTACCAGTCTAAAGAAATTGGATATTATAAATATACCTGTAGCTAATCTGACTGAACAGATAAAAAAGTTAGAGCAGAATGAAAAGACGGCTATGGGAGAAAAAACAGATGTGCCAGAAGATGAAAATGCTGGGCAGGCGGGAGAAGAGGATAGCGCTGTAAAACAGCCAGAGATGGATCCGCAGCTTAGCTATATGGGAGAACAAAAATTAGCGGCTATAATAGGAAGCAGGTCAGGGGATATTTTTCTGTTTGAGAGGGATAGATACGAGGTATATGCAAAAAATGGTGCATTTATGCCATTGGATGATAATGTTGATAGGTTGTCACCCTATATCAAAAACAAAGATGAACTAGAAGAGCTAAAGATAAAGGGTGAGGAAGATGATCAGCCAAAGCTATATGGGGTTCCAGCCGATAGTATATCCTTGTTTGATGGTAGTGGATATGATACTGATGGAAAAGTAGTCTGTATAATGGCATATACCAATATACCTGACAAGTCAATGGATGTGCTTGAATGGCTATTATCAAATGGCAAACAGACTAAATAG